In Bradyrhizobium lablabi, one DNA window encodes the following:
- a CDS encoding alpha/beta hydrolase family protein, with protein MKIAAAALVTVLSAAAPALAAGFERVTVPDSENPPLEGGIWYPSEAPASSQQLGLYQQTVAVDGAVSGRGLPLIVMSHGSGGSFEGHYDTALALAEAGFVVAAVTHTGDNYRDHSGFTRVENRPRHIKALVDYMLASWPHRDLIDPARIGMFGFSAGGFTALVVVGGTPDLNRVAPYCAAHPDEWACRKIRENPTEARAAPAAFVNDPRISAAVIAAPAIGYSFTPEGLAGIKAPIQLWRGDSDEILPHSRHAQNVYEGLSTKPEYHVVPNAGHFAFLAPCTALAEKFAPEICRDPAGFDRAAFHREFNPAVVAFFKAKLPARP; from the coding sequence ATGAAAATAGCGGCCGCGGCGCTGGTAACCGTCCTATCGGCCGCTGCGCCGGCGCTCGCCGCCGGGTTCGAACGCGTGACCGTGCCCGATTCCGAAAATCCGCCACTCGAAGGCGGCATCTGGTATCCGAGCGAGGCGCCCGCCTCGTCCCAACAGCTCGGGCTCTACCAGCAGACCGTCGCGGTCGACGGAGCGGTCTCCGGGCGCGGCTTGCCGCTGATCGTCATGTCGCATGGCAGCGGCGGCTCGTTCGAGGGCCATTACGATACCGCGCTCGCGCTTGCCGAAGCGGGCTTTGTGGTAGCGGCGGTCACCCATACCGGCGACAATTACCGGGACCATAGCGGGTTTACCCGGGTCGAAAACCGGCCCCGCCACATCAAGGCTTTGGTCGATTACATGCTGGCGTCATGGCCGCACCGCGATCTGATCGATCCGGCGCGCATCGGAATGTTTGGCTTCTCGGCTGGCGGCTTCACCGCGCTGGTGGTGGTCGGCGGCACCCCGGACCTCAACCGCGTCGCCCCCTATTGTGCCGCTCATCCCGACGAATGGGCGTGCCGCAAAATAAGGGAAAATCCCACCGAGGCACGAGCGGCGCCGGCCGCGTTCGTGAATGACCCGCGCATCTCGGCCGCCGTAATCGCCGCGCCTGCTATCGGCTATTCTTTCACGCCCGAAGGACTCGCGGGTATCAAGGCTCCGATCCAGCTTTGGCGAGGCGACAGCGACGAGATCCTGCCGCATTCGCGGCACGCCCAAAATGTTTATGAGGGGTTGTCGACCAAGCCGGAATATCACGTGGTGCCGAACGCCGGCCATTTCGCCTTCCTGGCGCCCTGCACTGCCTTGGCCGAAAAATTCGCGCCGGAGATCTGCCGCGATCCCGCGGGCTTCGACCGCGCGGCGTTCCATCGCGAGTTCAATCCTGCCGTGGTGGCTTTCTTTAAGGCGAAGCTGCCGGCGCGTCCTTAA
- a CDS encoding TetR/AcrR family transcriptional regulator — protein sequence MRAALLGAAAVEIERGGYENLSLRELAASLGVSRAAPYRHFVDRRALLSALAAGGFEELAAIYRKAIGTGKTPRTRLATSGRAYLAFAAERPQLFRLMFASDLFDAGPPDTALIKAAGDCYQVFEGLVAATLDDPDESAIKAATIALMSSTYGFALLRMGDRFKPFMVGRLTQSDLIDAVLSMEVTALPRVAGGKHRRKV from the coding sequence TTGCGTGCGGCGCTGCTCGGCGCGGCAGCCGTGGAGATCGAGCGCGGCGGCTACGAAAATCTTTCCCTGCGTGAGCTCGCGGCGTCGCTAGGCGTGTCGCGCGCCGCGCCGTACCGGCACTTCGTCGATCGGCGCGCGCTGCTCTCAGCACTCGCCGCCGGGGGCTTTGAAGAACTCGCAGCGATCTATCGCAAGGCGATCGGGACCGGCAAAACACCGCGGACGCGCCTCGCCACCTCGGGGCGCGCCTATCTGGCGTTCGCGGCCGAGCGGCCGCAGCTCTTCCGGCTGATGTTCGCGTCCGATCTCTTCGACGCCGGCCCGCCCGACACGGCCCTGATCAAGGCGGCCGGGGATTGCTATCAGGTTTTCGAGGGGCTCGTCGCAGCGACGCTTGATGACCCCGATGAAAGCGCAATCAAGGCGGCGACCATTGCCCTGATGTCGAGCACCTATGGCTTTGCCTTGCTGCGCATGGGCGATCGGTTCAAGCCGTTCATGGTTGGCCGGTTGACGCAGAGCGACTTGATCGATGCGGTGCTGTCGATGGAGGTCACCGCGTTGCCGCGCGTTGCAGGCGGCAAACACCGCAGGAAAGTGTAG
- a CDS encoding GNAT family N-acetyltransferase has product MTMAVAIESRTAEATAWSRASRIAGIDIFHDLSRAETIWRGLERQQHVSTPYQRFDFLGPWQRQVGEREGVLPFIVIAYDAERRPLLLLPLALRRQYGVRTTCFMGGKHATFNMALWDRDFAAEATAVDLDALIAAIREQSGVDVLALGQQPRRWRDVPNPMALLPNQPSANDCPLLIIVPDAPPTARISHSFRRRLKAKERKLHKLPGYRYGAAATDAEIKRLLDWFFQMKPLRMAEQKLPNVFADPGVEEFVRTACMAKLAGGGHIIDIHALECDDEVIAIFAGVADGHRFSMMFNTYTMSANSRFSPGLILMRDIVDHYARRGYRAIDFGVGSDDYKRFFCKSDEPIFDCFIPLSPRGRLAAAAMSGVNRAKYLVKHNQALLGLAQKLRSAFH; this is encoded by the coding sequence ATGACCATGGCTGTCGCGATCGAAAGCCGGACGGCGGAAGCAACAGCCTGGTCGAGAGCAAGCCGCATCGCCGGCATCGATATTTTTCACGATCTGAGCCGTGCCGAGACGATCTGGCGCGGACTGGAACGTCAGCAGCACGTCTCCACGCCCTATCAGCGCTTCGATTTCCTTGGCCCCTGGCAGCGGCAGGTCGGAGAGCGCGAGGGAGTGTTGCCCTTCATCGTCATCGCCTACGACGCCGAGCGCCGGCCGCTGTTGCTGCTGCCGCTCGCGCTGCGGCGGCAATACGGCGTTCGCACCACCTGCTTCATGGGTGGCAAGCACGCAACTTTCAACATGGCGCTATGGGACAGGGATTTTGCGGCCGAAGCGACCGCCGTCGACCTCGACGCGCTGATTGCGGCGATCCGCGAGCAGTCCGGCGTCGATGTTCTGGCGCTTGGTCAGCAGCCGCGGCGCTGGCGGGATGTGCCGAACCCGATGGCCTTGCTGCCGAACCAACCCTCCGCCAACGATTGCCCGCTGCTCATCATCGTGCCGGACGCGCCGCCGACGGCGCGGATCAGCCATTCGTTCCGCCGCCGCCTCAAAGCCAAGGAACGCAAGCTGCACAAGCTGCCGGGCTATCGCTACGGCGCTGCTGCCACCGACGCCGAGATCAAGCGCCTGCTCGACTGGTTCTTCCAGATGAAGCCGCTGCGGATGGCGGAGCAGAAATTGCCCAACGTGTTCGCCGACCCCGGCGTCGAGGAATTTGTTCGTACCGCCTGCATGGCAAAGCTTGCGGGCGGCGGTCATATCATCGACATCCACGCGCTTGAATGCGACGACGAGGTGATCGCGATCTTTGCCGGCGTCGCCGATGGGCATCGCTTCTCGATGATGTTCAACACCTACACGATGTCAGCCAATTCGCGCTTTAGCCCCGGGCTGATCCTGATGCGCGACATCGTCGACCACTATGCCAGGCGCGGCTATCGCGCCATCGATTTTGGCGTCGGCTCCGACGATTACAAACGGTTTTTCTGCAAGAGCGACGAGCCGATCTTCGACTGCTTCATCCCGCTCAGCCCGCGGGGAAGGCTCGCGGCAGCGGCGATGTCGGGCGTCAACCGCGCCAAATATCTGGTCAAGCATAATCAGGCGTTGCTGGGTTTGGCGCAAAAGCTTCGTAGTGCGTTTCACTAA
- a CDS encoding polysaccharide deacetylase family protein, which yields MPSDNPFLTRLQLELAYFSGVPWLRGRGAGGAGAILRFERVRPRRPTRFEPLRSCEITPKFLDRTIRALKRWKYDIVSMDEVVRRAVTLASRRRFVCLTFDGGYKDVITSAYPVLSRHGVPFTVYLPTAFPDGLGEAWWLALEAVIARENRLSLVMDRKELRFDIRQTPEKYQLYEFLGDWMRRLPPSDLSAAIKDLCSRYSVDLAALTRQVSMDWDDLTKLAADPLVTFGSATVNYPVLSNLKNAVALRELTMGKAVAEAAFRRDVRHFAYPFGDRAAFQRLHVMMAAEAGFTSAASAIPGIVEAEGRTNVHALPRIAWDGRQRSLRVMRVMLSGFTFAPVQPTRTAAARA from the coding sequence TTGCCATCCGACAACCCATTCCTGACACGCCTGCAGCTTGAGCTCGCCTATTTCAGCGGTGTTCCCTGGCTGAGGGGACGGGGAGCCGGCGGCGCCGGCGCCATCCTGCGGTTCGAGCGGGTGCGGCCGCGGCGCCCGACGCGGTTTGAGCCGCTCAGGTCTTGCGAAATCACGCCGAAATTTCTCGATCGAACGATCCGGGCGCTGAAGCGCTGGAAATACGATATCGTCTCCATGGACGAGGTGGTCCGGCGGGCGGTGACGCTCGCCTCGCGAAGGCGGTTTGTCTGCCTGACCTTCGACGGCGGCTACAAGGATGTGATCACATCGGCCTATCCGGTGCTATCGCGGCACGGCGTTCCCTTCACCGTTTACCTGCCGACCGCGTTCCCCGACGGCCTGGGCGAGGCGTGGTGGCTCGCGCTCGAAGCCGTGATCGCCCGCGAAAACCGTCTCAGCCTGGTGATGGATCGCAAGGAGCTGCGTTTCGATATCAGGCAGACTCCAGAAAAATATCAGCTCTACGAATTTCTCGGGGATTGGATGCGCCGGCTTCCGCCGTCAGATCTTTCGGCCGCGATCAAGGACCTCTGCTCGCGATATTCCGTCGACCTGGCGGCGCTGACGCGCCAAGTATCGATGGATTGGGATGATCTGACCAAGCTTGCGGCCGACCCGCTGGTGACGTTCGGAAGTGCGACAGTGAATTATCCCGTGCTGTCGAACCTGAAAAACGCGGTGGCACTACGCGAGTTGACGATGGGCAAGGCGGTCGCGGAAGCCGCGTTCCGCCGCGACGTCAGGCATTTTGCCTATCCGTTCGGCGATCGCGCGGCGTTTCAAAGGCTGCATGTCATGATGGCCGCGGAGGCCGGCTTCACCAGCGCGGCATCGGCGATACCGGGCATCGTCGAGGCGGAAGGCCGCACCAACGTGCACGCGCTTCCGCGCATCGCCTGGGACGGGCGGCAGCGTTCGCTGCGCGTCATGCGCGTGATGCTTTCGGGCTTTACATTTGCGCCGGTGCAGCCCACCCGTACGGCGGCGGCTAGAGCATGA
- a CDS encoding DUF2842 domain-containing protein, producing the protein MTIRTRKFFGTIALLLLVVVWSLMGMTVAQTPWLANSGLLQAVFYVVAGIGWVLPAMPIISWMARPDP; encoded by the coding sequence ATGACCATCCGCACCCGCAAATTCTTCGGAACCATCGCGTTGCTGTTGCTGGTGGTGGTGTGGTCGCTGATGGGAATGACGGTGGCGCAGACGCCGTGGCTGGCCAATTCCGGGCTGTTGCAGGCGGTCTTCTATGTCGTGGCCGGGATCGGATGGGTGCTGCCGGCGATGCCGATCATCAGCTGGATGGCACGGCCGGATCCCTAG
- a CDS encoding COX15/CtaA family protein translates to MTALLLQQRPDNRAVRWWLVTIVVLIAIMALVGAATRLTESGLSIVEWKPVTGALPPLNPAQWNEAFEAYKAIPQYRELNAGMTLGEFQTIFWWEWTHRLLGRVIGVAFLLPFLWFLWRGVLRADLRLRLWLIFGLGALQGVVGWWMVASGLSERVEVSHHRLATHLMLALLIFAGIVWTLRRLVDRPPSPASLRLKITSVALLVLTFVQIYLGALLAGLRAGRVYNTWPEIDGALIPSAGRLFFDEPWWRNLFDNTLTVQFEHRMVAYALFALAILHAVDAVRSRAGAAASGALWLVAAVTLQAVLGILTLLHQVPIPLGLAHQAVAMSVLTLAVFQAERLAARRVDPKPIGASLAAAR, encoded by the coding sequence ATGACCGCTCTTCTCTTACAACAAAGGCCTGATAACCGCGCTGTCCGCTGGTGGCTGGTGACGATCGTGGTCCTGATTGCGATCATGGCGCTGGTCGGCGCCGCGACGCGTCTCACCGAATCCGGTCTTTCGATTGTCGAGTGGAAGCCGGTTACCGGCGCATTGCCGCCGCTCAATCCTGCGCAATGGAACGAGGCGTTCGAGGCTTACAAGGCCATCCCGCAATACCGCGAACTCAACGCCGGTATGACACTCGGCGAGTTCCAGACGATCTTCTGGTGGGAGTGGACCCATCGGCTGCTCGGGCGGGTGATCGGGGTCGCGTTTCTGCTGCCCTTCCTCTGGTTTCTCTGGCGCGGGGTTTTGCGTGCGGATCTCAGGCTCAGATTATGGCTGATCTTCGGTCTCGGCGCGCTGCAGGGCGTGGTCGGCTGGTGGATGGTGGCATCCGGACTTTCGGAGCGCGTCGAGGTTTCGCACCATCGGCTTGCTACCCATCTGATGCTGGCGCTTTTGATTTTCGCGGGGATTGTCTGGACGCTGCGGCGACTGGTGGACCGGCCTCCGTCACCTGCATCGTTGCGGCTGAAGATCACCAGTGTCGCTCTCTTGGTGCTGACCTTCGTGCAGATTTATCTCGGGGCGCTGCTCGCAGGCCTGCGCGCCGGACGTGTCTACAATACCTGGCCCGAGATCGACGGTGCGTTGATCCCATCCGCTGGCCGGCTGTTCTTCGATGAGCCATGGTGGCGCAATCTGTTCGACAACACACTCACCGTGCAGTTCGAGCATCGTATGGTCGCCTACGCATTGTTTGCACTGGCGATCCTGCATGCAGTCGACGCGGTTCGCTCGCGGGCCGGGGCTGCGGCGAGCGGAGCGTTGTGGCTGGTGGCGGCGGTAACGTTGCAGGCGGTTTTGGGCATTCTGACGCTGCTCCATCAGGTCCCTATCCCGCTGGGTTTGGCGCATCAGGCGGTTGCGATGTCGGTCCTGACGCTTGCGGTGTTTCAGGCCGAGCGATTGGCCGCGCGGCGGGTCGATCCCAAGCCCATCGGCGCGAGCCTGGCAGCCGCGCGCTAG
- a CDS encoding O-acetylhomoserine aminocarboxypropyltransferase — MTDRLPGFSTLAVHAGAQPDPTTGARATPIYQTTSFVFNDADHAASLFGLQAFGYMYTRIGNPTNAVLEERVAALEGGTAGLAVASGHAAQVVVLQQLMTPGDELIAARKLYGGSINQFNHAFKSFGWNVAWADPDDIESFRHAVTPRTKAVFIESIANPSGSVTDIEAVAAVAREAGVPLIVDNTLATPYLIRPIDHGADIVVHSLTKFLGGHGNSLGGIIVDAGTFDWSKDNKYPMLSEPRPEYHGIRIQETFGNFAFAIACRVLGLRDLGPALSPFNAFMILTGIETLPLRMQKHCENAKAIAEYLSGHSAVASVNYAGLSGDKYNNLARKYAPKGAGAVFTFSLKDGYDAGVNLVSNLKLFSHLANVGDTRSLVIHPASTTHSQLDDAAKIKSGAGPDVVRLSIGIEDKEDLIADLEQALNA, encoded by the coding sequence ATGACTGATCGTCTCCCAGGATTTTCGACGCTGGCCGTGCATGCCGGCGCGCAACCCGATCCGACTACCGGCGCGCGCGCGACGCCGATCTACCAGACCACCTCGTTTGTGTTCAACGATGCCGATCACGCCGCCTCGCTGTTCGGGCTGCAGGCGTTCGGATATATGTATACCCGCATTGGAAACCCGACCAACGCGGTTCTGGAAGAGCGCGTGGCCGCGCTCGAAGGCGGCACCGCCGGGCTGGCGGTCGCCTCGGGACACGCCGCGCAAGTCGTCGTGCTGCAGCAATTGATGACGCCCGGCGACGAACTGATCGCGGCGCGCAAGCTTTATGGCGGCTCGATCAACCAGTTCAACCATGCGTTCAAGAGCTTTGGCTGGAACGTGGCGTGGGCCGATCCTGACGATATCGAAAGCTTCAGGCACGCGGTCACGCCGCGCACCAAGGCAGTCTTCATCGAGTCGATTGCAAATCCTTCCGGCAGCGTCACCGATATCGAGGCGGTCGCAGCCGTCGCCCGTGAGGCCGGCGTGCCGCTGATCGTCGACAACACGCTGGCGACGCCGTATCTGATCCGCCCGATCGACCATGGCGCCGACATCGTCGTGCATTCGCTGACGAAGTTTTTGGGCGGCCATGGCAACTCGCTCGGCGGCATCATCGTCGATGCCGGTACCTTCGACTGGTCGAAGGACAACAAATATCCGATGCTGAGCGAGCCGCGCCCCGAATATCACGGCATCAGGATCCAGGAGACTTTTGGGAATTTCGCCTTTGCGATTGCCTGCCGGGTGCTGGGGTTGCGCGATCTCGGTCCGGCGCTGTCGCCGTTCAACGCATTCATGATACTCACCGGCATCGAGACGCTGCCGTTACGCATGCAAAAGCATTGCGAGAACGCCAAGGCGATCGCCGAGTATCTCTCAGGCCATTCCGCGGTGGCCTCGGTCAATTACGCCGGGCTGTCGGGGGACAAATACAACAACCTCGCGCGCAAATATGCGCCGAAGGGCGCAGGCGCCGTGTTCACCTTCAGCCTCAAGGACGGCTATGATGCCGGCGTCAATCTGGTGTCGAACCTGAAACTGTTCTCGCATCTCGCCAATGTCGGCGACACCCGCTCGCTGGTGATTCACCCGGCTTCGACCACCCACAGCCAGCTCGACGATGCCGCCAAGATCAAGTCGGGCGCGGGCCCCGATGTGGTGCGGCTATCGATCGGCATCGAGGACAAGGAAGATTTGATCGCCGATCTGGAGCAGGCGCTGAACGCGTGA